The following is a genomic window from Salvia hispanica cultivar TCC Black 2014 unplaced genomic scaffold, UniMelb_Shisp_WGS_1.0 HiC_scaffold_963, whole genome shotgun sequence.
CAGAAGCTCAGTAAGTGGGCTCGCAATCATTGCATAATTTTCGACAAAACGCCGATAATAGCCCGTCAATCCTAGGAAACCTCGGAGTTGCTTGATCGTGGTGGGGGTGGGCCAGGCAACCATTGCCTCGATCTTGGCTTTATCTGCTCGAAGCTCGCCAGCTGAAATAATATGCCCCAAATATTCGATGGTGTTGACTCCAAAAGAGCATTTGGATAACTTAATATAGAAGCAATTTTCAGCAAGAATAGTGAGGACTTGAGAAAGGTGTCCCACGTGGTCCTGAATAGAGCTGCTGTAGACCAGAATATCGTCAAAGAAAACAATGACAAACTTCCGTAGGAACGGCTGAAAAACACCATTCATTGCTGCCTGAAAAGTTGAGGGAGCGTTGGTCAAACCAAAGGGCATGACGAGGAACTCAAAGTGGCCATCATGAGTACGGAAGGTCGTTTTGTGGATGTCATCCACCTGCATGCGTATTTGGTGATAACCGGACCGCAGATCCAACTTAGTAAATATCCTCGCAGCATGtaattcatcaaacaattCATCTGCCGTGGGGATCGGGAAATGATCCGGTGTAGTAGCTGCGTTCAACGCGTGGTAGTCGACACAAAATCTGAAAGTGCCGTCTTTCTTACAGACCAACAGGACGGGGGAGGAGAATGCGCTCGTGCTATGTTGAATAACCCTTTGCTCGAGCATCTCCTGAACTAGTCGCTCAATCTCTGTCTTCTGGAAGTATGGGTACCTGTATGGGCGGACGTTGATCGGGCAGTTTGGATGAGCCAGATGGATCCGGTGGTCCCAGCGACGTGCCGGAGGTAAGGCCGTTGGAACCGCGAACACCGGCTGAAATTTGGCCAGGACCACCCCCAGAACAGGGTCAACGAACGGAAGGGGATCTGGGGACGGAGGGTCGGGTGTCGGCTGATCGGCAGCTACAACTTCAAATAGGTCGCAGTCATCCTAATGCGCTAAGAGTGAAAATAACCCATGATAAGATATTTGCCGTGGTGGTGAACCTTCACCCTGGAGGAAAATTTGTTTGTCACCCAATTCAAACCGCATAGTCAGCTCCTTGTAATTCTTAGTGACGTCGCCCAGCTCTTGCAGCCACTGGACGCCCAAAATGACGTCAGGTCCCTCCACTTGGAGGATATATAGATAAACTTCAAAAGCGTGTCCCTGCAAGGCAATAGGGGTATGAACACAAGCATACGAACAACGGAGTGAGGCTCCGTTACCCACAAAAACACGAAAAGGATTAACCGAAAGCACAGGGAGACTTAGCTGTTCAGCGACGGCGGGCTTAATGAAGTTATGTGTGCTGCTGCGATCAATCAGCACGTTCACCGTCTTGCCATTAATTGTTCCCAGCAATCGAATTGAACGAGGTTTAAGTCTTGGGTTGACCATGTGAATGCTCGACACATCCCCTGTAATTACCA
Proteins encoded in this region:
- the LOC125200430 gene encoding uncharacterized protein LOC125200430 gives rise to the protein MSTSGTTNDMEDPPSKYTVEELGQMMNRTWDEFLIAVKHHFDPDIYIDHLGTLATLRQTGSIEAYQTAFEDTMQRLSNVSDDTLMSLFIAGLRDPIKKDLLTRRPSSLNEAFALAQQVAACQILLTGAPPTPKSSLQDRETRQRNFSSGLSTTVQHRQGQAPPGQNRPPYPIIKVSAAKRAEKQRKNECYYCPEKYTRDHVCSKKFYALIGEDDEEFLDDPNEETNTDLDGENMVITGDVSSIHMVNPRLKPRSIRLLGTINGKTVNVLIDRSSTHNFIKPAVAEQLSLPVLSGHAFEVYLYILQVEGPDVILGVQWLQELGDVTKNYKELTMRFELGDKQIFLQGEAADQPTPDPPSPDPLPFVDPVLGVVLAKFQPVFAVPTALPPARRWDHRIHLAHPNCPINVRPYRYPYFQKTEIERLVQEMLEQRVIQHSTSAFSSPVLLVCKKDGTFRFCVDYHALNAATTPDHFPIPTADELFDELHAARIFTKLDLRSGYHQIRMQVDDIHKTTFRTHDGHFEFLVMPFGLTNAPSTFQAAMNGVFQPFLRKFVIVFFDDILVYSSSIQDHVGHLSQVLTILAENCFYIKLSKCSFGVNTIEYLGHIISAGELRADKAKIEAMVAWPTPTTIKQLR